A genomic region of Fodinisporobacter ferrooxydans contains the following coding sequences:
- a CDS encoding aldehyde dehydrogenase family protein — protein sequence MTQNAGQTCSAGARLIVEKSIQQEFVQKVVNLMGNLRLGSGIENLDVGPIISEKQLRRIENYMQVAAEEGCTILIGGSRSKELKNGYFFEPTVIDSLPPNSRLAQEEIFGPVLVVLPFETIEEALRLANNTAYGLVTGIWTTNIHKAHWLTNRVRSGQVFVNNYGAGGGVEMTFGGYGKSGFGREKGLEALKFYTQVKNVAIKIGN from the coding sequence ATTACACAAAATGCAGGACAAACGTGTTCTGCGGGTGCACGACTCATTGTGGAAAAAAGTATTCAACAGGAATTTGTGCAAAAAGTGGTAAATCTGATGGGGAATCTGAGACTTGGTTCGGGAATTGAGAATTTAGATGTAGGACCCATTATCTCGGAAAAACAACTACGCAGAATCGAAAACTATATGCAAGTTGCTGCGGAAGAAGGATGTACCATCTTAATCGGCGGAAGCAGAAGCAAAGAATTGAAAAATGGATATTTCTTTGAACCGACAGTGATTGATTCACTGCCACCGAACAGCCGACTGGCACAAGAGGAGATATTTGGCCCGGTATTGGTTGTCCTGCCATTTGAGACAATAGAGGAAGCTTTGCGGCTTGCCAACAATACTGCATATGGTTTGGTGACTGGGATTTGGACCACGAATATTCATAAAGCACACTGGTTAACCAACCGTGTTCGTTCCGGACAAGTGTTTGTCAACAACTACGGAGCTGGCGGCGGTGTTGAAATGACATTTGGCGGATATGGAAAAAGTGGTTTTGGCAGAGAAAAAGGACTTGAAGCTTTAAAATTTTATACACAGGTAAAAAATGTTGCAATAAAAATCGGGAACTAA
- a CDS encoding HpcH/HpaI aldolase/citrate lyase family protein, producing MRLFRSWMFVPGSDIKKIEKSKQLSADVVIYDLEDAVSLTEKDSARKLVKQVVQAEVDRIHFVKINSISSPLFLDDLDAIAEKGLSGIVLPKSENKEQIVLLDDLLNQFEMKRSIHQKIEIMPLIESASGLYNAYEIAQSSSRIKRLAFGAVDFSLDIHAELTKEGTELLYARSQLVVASRAAGVEPPIDAVYLDFKDYEGLKRETSFVKQLGFQGKLVIHPNQIETVNAVFLPTAAEIEEGIEVSVKKVRIPFAQDDLYVSWLYHPAIWCDCGIL from the coding sequence GTGCGTTTGTTTCGCAGTTGGATGTTTGTTCCGGGTTCCGACATCAAAAAAATTGAAAAGTCAAAACAATTATCGGCTGATGTGGTGATCTATGATTTAGAAGATGCTGTTTCATTAACGGAAAAAGATTCGGCCAGGAAACTGGTAAAACAAGTAGTGCAAGCGGAAGTCGATCGTATTCATTTTGTAAAGATAAATAGCATTTCCAGTCCCCTATTCCTGGATGATCTTGATGCGATTGCAGAAAAAGGGTTATCGGGAATTGTATTGCCGAAATCGGAAAATAAGGAACAAATTGTATTGCTGGATGACTTGCTCAATCAATTTGAAATGAAACGAAGCATACATCAAAAAATTGAAATTATGCCATTGATCGAGTCGGCATCAGGGCTCTATAACGCATATGAAATTGCTCAATCGAGTTCAAGGATCAAGCGGCTGGCGTTTGGGGCTGTCGATTTTTCGCTGGATATCCATGCAGAATTGACAAAGGAAGGAACGGAATTATTATATGCCAGATCGCAATTGGTTGTAGCTTCCCGAGCAGCAGGAGTTGAGCCGCCGATTGATGCTGTCTATTTGGATTTTAAAGATTATGAAGGTCTAAAAAGAGAAACCAGTTTTGTAAAACAGTTAGGGTTTCAAGGAAAGCTGGTTATCCACCCGAATCAAATTGAAACTGTCAATGCAGTGTTTTTGCCGACAGCGGCGGAGATAGAGGAGGGGATCGAAGTGTCTGTGAAAAAAGTCAGAATTCCTTTTGCGCAGGACGATTTGTATGTTTCATGGCTGTATCATCCCGCAATTTGGTGCGATTGTGGTATATTGTAG
- a CDS encoding quinone oxidoreductase family protein gives MKAVVVAEFGGPEVLKYMTVDMPSVNANQILIRVESTGVNFADIKSRYGNYHNAGKPPFIPGLDAAGMIEEVGSEVQHLKIGQRVIAFPKAGSYAEYIVADANLAFALPDTIDLETAAACPIVSFTSYKLLADVARIEPGETVLIHSAAGGVGTTAIQLAKILGAGLVIGTVGSEGKTSVVREAGADHVICYKKDDFVKEVNELTNGQGADIILDSISGSIAEKSLNCLAMYGRLVHFGDASGDVGQFKTKDLHSSCRSVLGFSLGTTRNKRPWLLRDTADRVLGYLAEGRLKMKIGKQFSLEEAAEAHQWVESRQSIGKVLLNVKK, from the coding sequence ATGAAAGCAGTCGTTGTTGCCGAATTCGGCGGCCCGGAAGTACTTAAGTATATGACAGTCGATATGCCTTCTGTAAATGCGAATCAAATTTTAATCCGCGTCGAATCAACCGGTGTCAACTTTGCCGATATCAAATCGCGATATGGAAACTATCACAATGCGGGTAAGCCTCCGTTCATTCCCGGATTGGATGCGGCAGGCATGATTGAGGAAGTCGGATCTGAGGTTCAACATTTAAAAATAGGACAGCGAGTCATCGCGTTTCCTAAAGCGGGATCATATGCGGAATATATCGTTGCCGACGCAAATCTTGCCTTTGCGCTCCCGGATACCATTGATTTGGAAACAGCAGCAGCCTGTCCGATTGTTTCTTTTACTTCCTATAAGCTGCTCGCCGATGTAGCAAGAATAGAGCCTGGTGAAACAGTCCTCATTCATTCTGCTGCCGGTGGAGTGGGAACGACAGCAATCCAATTGGCAAAAATTTTGGGTGCTGGCCTTGTAATCGGAACAGTTGGAAGCGAGGGCAAGACTTCGGTAGTACGAGAGGCAGGGGCGGATCATGTCATCTGTTACAAGAAAGACGACTTCGTTAAGGAAGTAAATGAATTAACGAACGGACAAGGCGCTGATATCATATTGGACTCTATTTCCGGATCGATCGCGGAAAAAAGCCTGAATTGTTTAGCGATGTATGGACGATTGGTTCACTTTGGAGATGCAAGTGGAGATGTCGGTCAATTTAAGACAAAAGATCTGCATTCCAGTTGCCGCTCTGTCCTAGGGTTCAGTCTTGGTACAACTCGAAATAAACGTCCATGGCTATTGCGTGATACAGCGGATCGGGTGCTTGGTTATTTGGCAGAGGGACGGTTGAAAATGAAAATCGGAAAACAGTTTTCGCTGGAAGAAGCAGCGGAAGCACACCAGTGGGTAGAAAGCAGACAGAGTATAGGGAAGGTATTGTTAAACGTTAAAAAATGA